The following proteins come from a genomic window of Lolium rigidum isolate FL_2022 chromosome 5, APGP_CSIRO_Lrig_0.1, whole genome shotgun sequence:
- the LOC124651306 gene encoding quinone-oxidoreductase QR1, chloroplastic-like: MSSPSSSRTMRAVQYDKYGGGAEGLKHVEVPVPSPKKGELLVRVEAASINPLDWRFQKGVGRPFLPSKFPFTPVCELAGEVVELGAGATGFRPGDKIIAVNFPGSGGLAEYAVVSALNAALRPPEVSAAQGACIPIAAATALMALRTAGVGLDAGDGPAKNVLVTAASGGVGTFAVQLASLAGHHHVTATCGARNLDLVRGLGADEALDYCTSEGASLRGPSGRKHDAVVHCAEGFPWSAFKPVLADKGGVVVDLTPRIASVAVAVLHWLCFSKKRLVPLIVSTKKQDMDALLGLVVQGKIRAVVDSRYPLSRAHEGWAKSMSGHATGKIIVDMVEDAE; this comes from the exons ATGTCTTCACCATCTTCTTCGAGGACGATGAGGGCCGTACAGTACGACAAGTACGGCGGAGGAGCCGAAGGCCTCAAGCACGTGGAGGTGCCGGTCCCTTCGCCGAAGAAAGGCGAGCTGCTGGTTCGGGTGGAGGCCGCCAGCATCAACCCGCTGGACTGGAGGTTCCAGAAGGGCGTCGGGCGGCCCTTCCTGCCCAGCAAGTTCCCCTTCACCCCGGTCTGCGAGCTCGCCGGTGAGGTCGTCGAGCTGGGCGCCGGGGCCACTGGCTTCAGGCCGGGCGACAAGATCATCGCCGTCAACTTCCCG GGTAGCGGCGGCCTGGCCGAGTACGCGGTGGTGTCAGCATTGAACGCGGCGTTGAGGCCGCCGGAAGTGTCGGCAGCCCAAGGCGCGTGCATTCCCATTGCGGCGGCCACCGCGCTCATGGCGCTCAGGACGGCCGGGGTCGGCCTCGACGCCGGCGACGGCCCCGCAAAGAACGTGCTGGTCACCGCGGCCTCCGGCGGCGTTGGCACCTTCGCCGTGCAGCTAGCTAGCCTCGCGGGACACCACCACGTCACGGCCACCTGCGGCGCGCGCAACCTGGACCTCGTTCGGGGACTCGGCGCCGACGAGGCGCTAGACTACTGCACCTCGGAGGGAGCGTCGCTGCGTGGGCCGTCCGGACGGAAGCACGATGCGGTGGTGCACTGCGCGGAGGGGTTCCCATGGTCAGCATTCAAGCCAGTTCTGGCTGATAAAGGCGGCGTTGTGGTGGACCTCACCCCGCGCATCGCGTCTGTCGCCGTCGCGGTGCTGCACTGGCTGTGCTTCTCCAAGAAGAGGCTGGTGCCGCTGATCGTGTCGACGAAGAAGCAGGACATGGACGCACTGCTGGGATTGGTGGTGCAGGGGAAGATCCGGGCGGTGGTCGACTCGCGTTACCCGCTGAGCAGGGCGCATGAGGGCTGGGCCAAAAGCATGAGCGGGCATGCCACCGGTAAGATCATCGTGGACATGGTAGAAGATGCCGAGTGA